One Arachis hypogaea cultivar Tifrunner chromosome 18, arahy.Tifrunner.gnm2.J5K5, whole genome shotgun sequence genomic window, ataataaaatttaattttgatgcacttatATCCAATCACGTAAAATTGTacaattgtataaaatattttacactattaatatattaaaattaaactcataataatatttattagttatttttgtgtGATAACATATTTTAAAAACCCTTTTGCCAGCCCTAAATATTTTGAGTACTAAATTAGTAGCCAAgtctattatattaattaatgctACATCGATGCAGGCACGTAGCCAAGtgctatatatttttttactaatacaTTGCCCcacattcaaattaaattaaattaaatgttacCATGCCTATAAATTCATTGATTTCAACAATGAATTTGAGGTTTGTTGTATGCTTGGGCTTTTGTGGTAAATTTTGCAGTGACATGAACTCAAAATGTGCACAAAATGAATGTTAATCTTGTTGCCATGCAAGGTGTTTGCCTCAAACTAAGCCACACCAGGTTCAAATCCTAGCAATGGTGGCTagatttgtgtgtgtgtgtgtttccaactttctattgaaaaaaaaaaaaaaaaaaaaaaaaacatttcttGTTGCCATGCATAGatgccaagtgtttgtgaaatgGCCGCAACACATGTCCATATCCATATAACATATTCACGGGATTGCATATGGTTTGCTGAATTCAGCTTCACAAAATGTTAATTCTGGTTATGATTTTATTAGAAAGAAAATTGTTTCAAATGATATTGACATTGTTATTCCTATTTTGATGACATTTTTATATGATTGTTGAAtatatttatgtaaaaataaatgaaacaaagtgataaaacaaaatagaatctacattaataatagtaataattagtAGATGGTACTGTATAAGTCAACATACATGCCAACTTCCAATTTGGATTTGGAAACGCATGAAaatgaataatataatatataatactaGGGTCTAAAGATTTGTTGAGCATGCTCAAAGATTTTTCAGTGTTGAATTGAACCATTCATTGTCACAAAGTGAAAGAGTATCACATGGGAATAATCAGAATATTATACTCAATTAGTCTTCTATACTTATCCTTTTCATGCCACAAATAGAATTTGAGAGAAAATCCAAAATCCATTTCACAATACCTAATGATATTAATAGATGTAAATCCAAAAGAAAATGTTCTCTTCTTGAACGTGGTGCGCATAATGGATCTGGGTGGGAGACATGAAAGATTTCTTCTCTTAACCAAAGTCAAACCAACAATTATAGAGCAAAATTAATTACTCAGgttttatgtaaaaatatacatcaaatgatgaaaaggaaaaagagataaagaaaaaaggTACACCTATTGTTACATCCATGGTGAGGGCTTGAAGAATTCAACCAACAAAACTAGGTGGTTGCAACTTCTTCAGTTTTCTTGTCTTCCTCTTTCAGTTTCTTCCAGTTCTCTGCACTATCAATTATCTCTCCAGTTTTTATAAGGTACCTGACTCTTTTACCATTGTCAAGGACTTTATGACCAACGCGGCTCGCAACATTCTGGTCTTTGGAGTACAGCATCACATTTGAGCTGTGGATAGGCCCTTCAATCTGCAATTGGAGGAAAGAAAACGATCTCGCATGTATTAGGAGATGAAGAGATACGCCAAAAATCGCATGCACATTTTGCTAGTTAATATGCAAAATCACAATTAAAGCATTAAGCAAAGTACTAGATCGATGCGTCTATCCTTTGGTTGTGTTTGCAAGTTGGAGTTTTCGAAGGGAAATGGAAGAGAAGGATCTGAAGTAAAAAAGGACTTCATTTCCTTtcacttttccctccaaaatcaaaattcacaaacatCCTATTAGGGAACACCATAATGaagtttatcaaaaataaaattgcatATACATAATAACCAATAATGAGATGTTCATAGAGGTTAGAGGATATATCCATCCTTTTCCAAATGAAAACACAAGTGAAGAACATTCAGAAGGATCAGAGAATTTATAATCTTGTGTTTTTCTGGTAGAGGAAATGAAAATAACCTTAATAATTTGCCCTGGTTCCCCTTCCTCTCTACTCTTCATGTGCTTCGTTTTCAAATTTATGTCTTTCACTATGACAGTGCTGTTATGCTTGAAGAGCCTGACAATCTCCCCTACTTTTCCCTTTTCATGTCCAGATATGATCTTCACTGTATCTCCGACTTTAACATGCATCTTGTGCAAGATGGGAAGACTGTTTGGTTTACATTTCTTTCGCTCCCATCGCTTAAGCTGCCAAAGGAgaagcagtaaaaaaaaaaaaacctaaattaTGCAAGTGAGAAGAGAATTACTAAGGCTACCTAAACAATCCATGCCGAATCATGaccttgccttttttttttttcacgtttttCATAATTTGTTAGAGAAGCTTTAAGGTTTGTTCTGTTTCATTTTCTTTAGAGCATCAAAAGTTCTATGATTATGGTAATTCGAACACTGGGAACGTTTAAACATGTGTTCAGTGCTAGTGTTAAGTTCAAAAAAAATATACGGCATTAATGAATGAGGAAGTTCCACATCACTAAAGTAGAAACGGTATTCGCTATGTCAAAAGAATAGCTCATGAATCTAGTAACATTCTTTTGCATGAACCTCAAGGTTTTATGAAAATGAAATATATGTTTTTCTTCTTGCATTGGTTGCACCAAGCTATATTTTGGTATGACTTACTAGGAAATGTTTTTAATCAAATTGGATCACATTCTAAAGAATCTAATAAATGATGAACTGAAGTACATCGTCTGCTTAACTACACTATCCTTAACCTTTAGGTccattttgatttgaatttatgaATTTCACAAAAGAATAATCAAATCAGGCACGCATGGAATATATGGATGAGGCAAGAATCAAATGCTCACCTTCATTACAATAAGACATGGATTCTCTGCCGACTTACTCTGCATGTCGCAACATAAAACAATATCAAATTAGACAACTAAACCTTTCAGTACAACATCTATGGTAAACGTAGTTACAATCTTGATGGCATAAAGATGTTTTAAGACTAGCATGGATGCCACAATGAAATTGGAAACAATCTGGAAACTTTCAGGAAGATCAAAAGGTTTTTccaaatgttaaaattgttataaaaaaaaataacattgcaTCTCTTGAAGACATGAAGATAATAGAAGGATAAGGGAAATAAACTATAGTTACGGCATGAATAAATGATGATATTATATCAACAATAACTAGATTTTCCATAACCAGCATCACCACAAATCATTTTGCAACATATATGAGCATCCATCAACATATGTTGTAGCCTTCCCAACTTCACACAATTTAAACCAAaaacatatattttaataatcaaaattcagatttttcaAAATGGCTTagttctcattctttttcaaaacaacaaattcaagccAAATTACAAAACAATTCATCTTAACCCCTAAAACCagtgaatttggatcctctaaagggAAAAAATTGGTAAAGTGATAAAATGAGTGTCTAATCACAATTGAATTTGTAACTTCCTATCATATGTGAGTCCCACTATCTTAATTCAAGGGTGATTAAATACTTACTTTCTCACTTTACAAACTCCTCACTTTAGATACTTACTTTCTCACTTTACCAAGCTCCTTGATCCAAAACCAATATATGCATGAAATTCAAGTCATGAATGAACCTTATATATTAAGCCAAGAGAGTCAGCCATATCAAGTTGCAGAGAAACCCGAGtatgaattcaaaagcaaaaattGCACTACCTTACATGAATTTGGAATGCAATAGGAAATAAGGAAATATGGAAATGAACGAATTCACAATGCGTAAAAAGGAAGCAGGTGGAGTGTTCAAAATTGAAGCTTTGgatttaaaataaaaggaaatggGGAAAGAGAAGACGAATTGGGGTACCAGAAGGGGAGAAGGAGGAGAGAGACGCTGTCCGAGGAAGGAGTTGGAAGACAGTGAGAGTGACGTCATGGAGCTCTGAAGAGCAGCCATAGCTGCTGATGCTGCCATTGTTACTGTtaccctcttcttcttcttcttctgataaCGTTAATGGATAATGCAGTCTCAGAGTGAAATagcagagaagaaaagaagagggaATGCATGAAACGACATCGTATCAGTTGCTCTGAATTCTAAAATTGGGCCGTGTTGAAGCCCAATTTCTCTCTTTGCTTAACCGGAAAAGAAAAAGTCTTTCTtaggaaaaaaaaggaagaaagattAACCACCAATTTTTTTAGCTAGTTATTTTTTTTCCTCTCTTTTGgatttatttctccttctttttctacaATAACAATCCAAAACCCTTACGTTTTActgattctttattttttaagattattggtaaaataaaaaatagtttagtctttaaaaaaaccgtaataaaaatgttattttaatataataataataataaaacaacataaatagtaaaatacaaaatacagtTTGGTAAATAGTTTTTTCACTTTTTGagatgttttaaaaatataaacattttactttgtatttaataaataaaaaattcatatatttttgttcttaattttaaaggtttgcgTTGCGTTTAAAAACACTTATAAAAGTACTTTTAGGGCCCGTATGGAAAGGTTTAAAAGTAACTTTTTTgaacttttgacttataaaaagtagtagtatgtctagtgcaattttcaaaatcaaattgcaactttctaagaagctatttagagcttatagagaagtttaaaaaaaataacttctcataatactactattttttatcacatttctataaaataagtaattttaaaactaaaaatctaaacacaaaataacttatttttaagctatttttaatataatcatttattgtttaatctattttttaaaaagaacttAATTAAGCTGTTTATCCAAACTGAGCCTTAAACATTAacttatactttttaaaatttaaaaatccaatataaatttatatattaataaatattcaattattcttaatttttattatatgtatgTTAATTGAaatcattttaaatattaaaaataatttgtactcATTGAATGTTATATTTTGATTTATCGAACATAGCATCAACATTTCGAAATCTTTGTTCGACGCTTAGGAACACAAATCTGCTTTGAAATTGATCAGACTTTTATGGCAATAAAAACTGATAAAGAGATATCAAACTACTTTGTTTCACCTTAACTGATACAAATCTTAATTGAGGTTATTCAATCTGAATAATGAAACTGGTACACTAGCATCGCTTAACAAGTACAACCGTAAGAATtaagatatattaatttaatcATCATATAGAACATAAAATCTCAAGCAGAAGTCGACATTACCTTCCTTTGTCAGGGATAATAGGATCATTTGTGAATCAATTGACCTGAGTTATACCAAAAATTAAATATAGATTGTTAGTTAAGTGGGGATGGAACTTAACTTGTTTCCTCATGACTTCAATTGCAttataaatatacaaattttGGATTGTCATTTCAGCAAGACAACAGAAACTAGGTGAGACAAGGAaccaaaaaatgaaagaaaaatgatgcaCAAAATTACAAAAGATGATGCCCTGCATCAATAATTAAATCACTCAGGACTAAAATGTATAGTTAAGACCATGATCATATATCCAAAGCCAAACACCAAAACTGAAAATATaacacaaaaataaaagcaaccaaaaaaaaaaaaaaaattctacacATCATACATGTCAGCTGCACTATCTATAGACTCTTCTCTCCTGTGTTGAGAAACAGCAGTAACCTTGGTCTCTTGATTATCAACATCAATGGAAACTTCATCTGCTGTTGCTGCTGAGAGGGACTTTTTGTGGTGCCGAGACTTGGCAATCCTCATCAGCACCTGCATGATGTCCCTCATGGACGGCCGCTTCCTCGGAGCATGGTTGATGCACTTGTAGGCAAGGGCCGCAACTTCATTGAGCTCTTGAAAGTCACACTTACCCTCTAGCCTAGAATCAACAATCTCCTCCCAACTAACTTTTCCATCCGTGTTCATTGCTGCCTAATCATCAATAAAATAGTATTCATTAGGATAATAAAGGAATGAATTATGCAAGAACTTTAACCGCAACAGTTTAGCTTTGGGACCACTATTAGAATGTAGAAATGTCATCAATTTGTCTAAAGCCAATTTGTTTTGCTATTGTGGAttttattcatatatatagggAATGCATAATTTCATTTCAACATAAGCAAACTAACATTGAGATGAGAGGACAAGTGAGATAATACAACAAAAGAGAAAAGACA contains:
- the LOC112772304 gene encoding large ribosomal subunit protein uL24c, translating into MAASAAMAALQSSMTSLSLSSNSFLGQRLSPPSPLLSKSAENPCLIVMKLKRWERKKCKPNSLPILHKMHVKVGDTVKIISGHEKGKVGEIVRLFKHNSTVIVKDINLKTKHMKSREEGEPGQIIKIEGPIHSSNVMLYSKDQNVASRVGHKVLDNGKRVRYLIKTGEIIDSAENWKKLKEEDKKTEEVATT
- the LOC112769016 gene encoding calcium/calmodulin-regulated receptor-like kinase 1; amino-acid sequence: MNTDGKVSWEEIVDSRLEGKCDFQELNEVAALAYKCINHAPRKRPSMRDIMQVLMRIAKSRHHKKSLSAATADEVSIDVDNQETKVTAVSQHRREESIDSAADMYDV